A stretch of the Mycolicibacterium celeriflavum genome encodes the following:
- a CDS encoding Rv2253/PknI dimerization domain-containing protein, whose amino-acid sequence MAIAAAVIAAISGAPDAHARDDIALNGVFTAFSDGRWAETNDSRHDELSVTQTWTITSTCTTYQDCTGRVTSDQGWSSDLVYMSGRWKVSRIVENWEPCIDGTAYPGKQTWVFWLGYPQDRNKYTGWDKTEGPSGACGFNKVLDIEMPFTLTRVG is encoded by the coding sequence ATGGCGATTGCGGCAGCCGTCATCGCGGCGATATCCGGCGCACCTGATGCGCACGCGCGAGATGATATCGCGCTCAACGGCGTCTTCACCGCGTTCTCCGACGGCCGGTGGGCCGAAACGAACGACTCGCGCCACGATGAGCTGAGCGTGACCCAGACGTGGACGATCACCTCGACGTGCACGACCTATCAGGATTGCACCGGCCGGGTGACAAGCGACCAGGGATGGAGTTCGGATCTGGTCTATATGAGCGGCCGCTGGAAGGTCAGCCGGATCGTGGAGAACTGGGAGCCCTGCATCGACGGTACCGCCTATCCCGGTAAGCAGACATGGGTGTTCTGGCTCGGCTATCCCCAGGACCGCAATAAGTACACAGGCTGGGACAAGACCGAAGGACCCAGTGGTGCCTGCGGATTCAACAAGGTGCTCGACATCGAGATGCCGTTCACCCTCACCCGCGTAGGGTGA
- a CDS encoding MCE family protein — MVRIQLVIFTIASIVGVLAMVFVYMQVPTLLGIGKITVTLQLPASGGLYRFANVTYRGVQIGKVTEMDVSRTHATATLRLDTSPKIPADLQAEVRSVSAIGEQYVELLPRTDSPPYLQDGSVIPMADTMIPQPVSPMLDQVNTLIASIPKGQLNELIDESFEAFGGAGYDMGSLIDSSATLSEALNRDADRSPRLIEDAVPLLDSQAQTTDALRLWARSLAGITDQVVVNDPQVRTLLTEGPPAANEAARLLEQIKPTLPVLLANMTTFGQVAVTYRPSLEQVLVLLPPFVANVQSSAPQNNPTGIALGDFRIQIADPNPCTVGFLPPSEWRNPADLTTIDTPDGLYCKLPQDSPIVVRGARNAPCMGVPGKRAPTVEICYSDKPYEPLAMRQHTLGPYPIDPNLIAQGVLPDDRVRADEHLFAPVEGTPLPPGAVPRGPVPPGPAITPPLPGAVIPTLPPGAIPPLPPEAGAPEEATAPAAAEASPAGAVPAAPSAFGTGPSAPGPSVAIAHYDPQSGQYSTPDGTVGRQTDLVESPKSWQDLIYEAGP; from the coding sequence ATGGTCCGAATCCAACTGGTGATCTTCACGATCGCGTCGATCGTCGGTGTGCTCGCGATGGTGTTCGTCTACATGCAGGTGCCCACCCTGCTGGGCATCGGGAAAATCACAGTGACCCTGCAGTTGCCTGCTTCGGGAGGGCTGTACCGCTTCGCCAACGTCACCTACCGCGGTGTGCAGATCGGCAAGGTGACCGAGATGGATGTGTCCCGCACGCATGCCACGGCCACTCTCCGGCTCGACACATCACCCAAGATCCCCGCCGATCTGCAGGCCGAGGTGCGCAGCGTCTCCGCGATCGGCGAACAGTACGTCGAACTGCTACCGCGCACCGACTCACCGCCCTACCTGCAAGACGGGTCGGTGATCCCGATGGCCGACACCATGATTCCCCAGCCGGTCAGCCCGATGTTGGATCAGGTCAACACATTGATCGCAAGTATCCCGAAGGGGCAGTTGAACGAGCTGATCGACGAGTCGTTCGAGGCCTTCGGCGGGGCGGGCTACGACATGGGGTCGCTGATCGATTCGTCGGCCACGCTCTCGGAAGCCCTGAATCGCGATGCCGACCGCTCGCCGAGATTGATCGAAGATGCAGTGCCCCTGCTCGATTCGCAAGCTCAGACGACGGATGCACTACGCCTGTGGGCCCGCAGCCTTGCGGGAATCACGGACCAGGTCGTCGTCAACGACCCGCAGGTGCGCACGCTGCTCACCGAGGGGCCGCCCGCCGCGAACGAGGCCGCCCGACTGCTCGAGCAGATCAAGCCGACCCTGCCGGTGCTGCTGGCCAACATGACCACCTTCGGTCAGGTGGCGGTGACCTATCGCCCCTCGCTCGAACAGGTGCTCGTGTTGTTGCCTCCGTTCGTCGCCAATGTGCAGTCTTCGGCTCCTCAGAACAACCCGACCGGTATCGCGCTCGGCGACTTCCGCATTCAAATCGCCGACCCCAACCCGTGCACGGTCGGATTTCTACCACCCTCGGAATGGCGCAATCCCGCGGATCTGACCACCATCGACACGCCGGACGGGTTGTACTGCAAGTTGCCGCAGGACTCGCCGATCGTCGTGCGGGGCGCCCGCAACGCGCCCTGTATGGGCGTGCCGGGTAAACGAGCGCCGACCGTCGAAATTTGCTACAGCGACAAGCCTTACGAACCGCTCGCGATGCGGCAGCACACTCTCGGCCCATACCCGATCGATCCGAACCTGATTGCGCAGGGCGTGCTTCCCGACGACCGCGTCAGGGCCGACGAGCACCTGTTCGCCCCGGTCGAAGGCACTCCGCTCCCGCCCGGAGCGGTGCCGCGTGGTCCGGTGCCGCCGGGCCCGGCGATCACCCCTCCGCTGCCGGGGGCCGTGATTCCGACTCTGCCGCCGGGAGCGATTCCGCCCCTGCCGCCGGAAGCCGGGGCGCCGGAGGAAGCCACGGCGCCGGCGGCCGCGGAGGCGTCACCGGCGGGTGCGGTGCCAGCGGCGCCGAGTGCCTTCGGCACCGGCCCGTCCGCGCCGGGTCCATCCGTCGCGATTGCCCACTATGACCCACAGAGCGGCCAATACTCGACACCGGATGGAACCGTCGGCCGCCAAACCGATCTCGTCGAGAGCCCCAAGTCATGGCAGGACCTGATCTACGAGGCGGGGCCATGA